The Mobula hypostoma chromosome 5, sMobHyp1.1, whole genome shotgun sequence region GTCacactggaaaatgcatggcaggTAAAGGCTGAAGTGGATCAATTTGTGGTTATCCACTTCTGTTTCCAAAGCGGAAAGCTATTATTCCCAATGAAGTCCTTCTGATgagccccgatgaagggtctcggcccgagtcatcgactgtttattcctgacctgctgaattcctccagtattgtgtgtgtgtttctcaagatttccattatctgcagaacctcttgtgtttcaaCTATTATTCTCTGTGTGGTGGTGGACTGGAAAGGGGAGATACAACATctgcatcaggcagaaggtaccacagaATAAAAACAAAGAGAGTTCGGCTGGTTCACAGCTTGTTCTTCTGGGCTGTGAGGCTTCTGAACGCCCTGCTGTGACTCAGAGAGCCCCCGTACGTATACTTGAATTTACAAATGCTGAGGGAGCTTGTTCATAAGTACAAATGTCCATAAGTCAATTATTTATAACCTATGGacaatctgtacaaaagggagaTGTTCTTTTACATAGCATCCTTATGTCAGGACACTTTTTAAAGTTTTGGTAAACACAATTAGTGTTCACGTGGAAAAGATTGTACTGTtcacagttacacacacaaaatgctggaggaactcagcaagtcaggcagcatcagcagAGAGGTACAAAgagtcaggccgagacccttcatccagattCAAACCTTCAAACTTTTCACAACATTCTCCAAAGATGTTCATTTTAGTAAAACCCCTAAGAATAGGTCAAAATGGAAGTGCTTGTGTTCCAGTGGATGCTGTGTTTTCcatggtccagaattgccacgtCTTCTGAATTATAGTGCGTCAATAAGTAGAATCATTCCGTCAACATACAAGAAACTGCTCTCCCCAGGTGTTCAAACTCATTGTGAATGGGGATTGTTGTAAATGTACGAATCTTTCAGTTCTCTGGCAAGGGAACAAAAATTGGAAGACCAAGAGTTAATTAGTAAAATAAGGTAAAGATCTTACCTCTAagactaaagattagctttatttgtcacttgttcTTCGAAACATCAAACATACATATGTTGGTGCCGGCAGCAGAGCACATTTGGTAACTGCCTCTAGAACATGTTCAgacagtgttggtcattgacgcaaaaaaACATATTTCACTGCACTTAAAATACGTTATTTTGCATCAATGTGAACACAGTCCGAACAGATCCTGGAGGCAGCCAGCAAGCGTTGCCATGCTGCCAGCACCAAAACAGCATGACCACAACTTATttaccctaacctgtacgtctttggaatatgcgAGAAAACTGGAGCGCCTAGAGGAAACAAACACAGGGAGAGCAAACAAACTTACAGGCAAGGACAATATTTGACTGCAATCAGTTGCCACGTAAAACGGGTAAAATTGCGATaatcgtggaggatttcagtatacaagtagactgggaaaatcaggttggtgttggatttccaagagagggaatttctacAAGATAGCTTTGTTAAAGCAATTTGTGTTTGAACCCATTAGGGGAATGGCAACTGTGGACTGGGTGTTCTGTAATAACCTGGATTtggttagagagcttaaggtaaaggaacccttaggagacagtgaccataatatgatagaattcaccctgcagtttgagaagaagaagctaaaattggatatatcagtattacagtggaataaagggaatacagaggcaagagagaggagctggacaaaGTGGTTGGAAGGGGGCAGGAGCAGGGATATCAACAGAATAGCAATGTCTAGAGTTTCCAAAGGGAAATTTGGATGGTGCAGGATAGTTACATCCAAAACATGCTGCACACGAGGTTGCTTAATAGGTTAAGAGTCAATGGTATtggaggaaagatactagcatggatagagcattggatgattggcaggaggcaaagaatgggaataacgGGGattttttctagttggctgccagtgactagtaatgTGCTCAGAGGTTGGTGTTAGGTTCACTtcttttcacatcatatgtcaatgatttgaatgaaggaattgatggcctcgtggctaagtttgcagatgatacaaagatagatggagggacagatagtgttgaggaagcagggaatctgcagaaggacttagactgattgggagaatggggaaagtggcaggtgaaatataacgtagggaagtgcatggtcatgcactttggtagacggAATAAAGGGATggactattttcttaatggggagtaaattcaaaaatcagaggtgcaaagaaacttgggagtcctcatgtaagattccctaaaggttaacttggagtTTGAGATGGTGGTACGGAGGGCAATCttaatgttaccattcattttaagaggactagaatataaaagcagggatgtaatgctgaggctttataatgcattggtcagacctcacatggagtattgtgagcattttagtgtcccttatctaagaaaaaatgtgctggcattggagaggaggtttacgagaatgatcccaggaatgaaaaggttaatgtatgagggttgtttgatggttctgggcctgtacttactggagtttaggagaatgaggatctcattgaagcctatcgaatactgaacggccaagacagagtggaggtggagaggatgtttcctatagtgggtaagtctaggaccagagggcaccaccTCAGCATTGAGGGAGATCCATTTAGAAggaagatgaggaggatttttttttttgccagggcatggtgaatctgtggaattcattgccacaggcggctgtggaggccaagtcattgggtatatttaaggcagagtttgataggttcttcattagggAGGGTATCAAAGGTCCCAGGcccaaggcaggagaatggggttgtgagggataataaaccagacagagggcatgtcctgggtgatggggacccttaacgatggatgccgccttttcgaggcatcgccttttgaagatgtcctcagtgctggggaggccagcgcccatgatggagctggctgaatttacaactttcttcagcattttcagaTCCTGTGCGGCAGTCTCTCctgcataccaggcagtgatgcagccagttagaatgctctctacagccCATAAgagggggcatgattttaaggtgattcagGATGATAGAGTTAAGTTTTTCTACACGTGCATGGAATgccttgccaggggtggtggtagaggaagacaCATTGGGGGCATTTAGGGGACTTAGGCatttggatgataggaaaatggagactatgtgggagggaaagtttAGATTGATATTAGAGTAGGTGAGGAGATCggcgcagcattgtgggctgaaggactggttccgtgctgtaatattctatgttctgtgatggCTAACTGCCTCACTTCACACTCGCTTTAAAACAAATAGATGAGGCCTGAGGTACCTTTTATCTTAATGAAGAGAATGATGCCTGTTATTAGAAGGAGAAGAAACTTAATCAGTGGAATCAGGCACAGCATTCCGATGATGAAATTCGAGTAACTGTTATCGGTGGCGGACAGGTCAATCTCGCGCGTGTCTCTTCCGTGTCCATTCTCAGCCACGCAGTGGTAGCTTCCTCCCGTCCTGGGGCGGAAAAGCTCCCCAACAACCTGATGTCGCTCTGGATCTCGCGTGAATCTCATCTCACTACCGTTGGCGGGCAATGCACTGTTCTCAGGGCCGATCCACGTGATGATTGCAGGGGGTTCTCCTTCAGCCCTGCACACCAGGGTCTCTCTGTCATCATCAGTCACAAGAGACAGCTCCAGGATGGTGGCTGGGACTCGAGGAGAAACAAAAATGGATTAAATTAATGtgtgtaatgtgtgtgtgtgtgtgtgtgtgtgtgtgtgtgtgtaatgtgtgtgtgtgagtgtgagtgtgtgtgtgtgtgtgtgtgtaatgtgtgtgtgtgtgtgtgtgtgtgtaatgtgtgtgtgtgagtgtgtgtgtgtaatgtgtgtgtgtgtgtgtgtgtgtgtgtgtgtgtgtgattgaggAGGGGtttagaacataagacatagggacagatttaggccattcggcccattgattatgctccatcatggctgatgtattatccttctcaaccttgtttttctatcttctatccaaaacctttgatgccctgattaatcaaaaacctatatAAAAACTTCAGTTTTAAACATATTCAATGACATGTGCTCCAagaccatccatggcaatgaattctacagatttaccaccctttgtctgaagaggttcctcctcatctctgttctaaatggatcgtccctctattctgaggctgtgccttccccCACTGTAGGACACATCCCCTCCgcgtccactctatctcggcctttcaatatttgataggttccaaGGAGATCCCCCACCGTTATTCTAAACTCTAGGGAgtccaggcccagaggcatcGAATGATCcttatacgttaaccctttcattcccagaaccattctcgtgaacctcctctggacccattccaatgccagcacatcttgtctcagataagaggcccaatgctgcttacaatactccaagtgtggtctgactaaagctatggaaagcctcaacattacatccttgcttttatattcgagtcctctcaaaatgaatgccaacattggatATGTTTATAACgaacattagggtctttttacccttccagtttcttaactctacccacaaggattctacatctcctGATGCTACATCTCTTCTTTATAAAGATTTGTTTTCAGTTTTTACCTACAGAGAGAgcccaccccctctgctttcctgtcTGTTCTTTCGATggaatgtgtatctttggatattaagctccgAGCTATGATCTtcattcagccacgattcagtgggATTCAGCCCTATCACACCAGTTCCCAAGCCCCTGCCAAGTTCATttgaactctccccaacagctccagcaaacctgcctgcaaggatattggacccctcttGGGTTCAGGtccaacccgtcctttttgtccgggtcatacctttcccagaaggGGGAATCCTCATACTGTTTATATCACATATATGTCTCACGATATACAGAAACTAAagcgaactgtcaggtcagcagtaAAGGCCATTGACTGCAGTCAACCATCactgttgttcgtccatcactgacgtcgatgaggacctcaacaccattattgatggtgtcgagactagcgcgtgacttggatttaagtgagggagagttgcgcagcgtcagcctcactctctcttcccaattcccatctggatccagtggcaagacagagtctagatggctggagatgggactaggtgcagtggatgaccaggacgtcttctgtgtcttgtcctgctctacacgttccacgacgcttgcaaagaccaccttcttgaccgttggaccttccattggtctcgtccactcaatccgccggagtctgtcttcacatgctgggatagacaactccctatctcaccgagggtttgagacccgtcggctaccctcacctggtttagccggcttgtcgaagccgttgcctggggtgtggccgctgtcgcatgcaaacagctatggggagcctcaggtgagagctgagtgccaggtggggaccaaaggtggactaaccgccctgaaaaggacacgacatgttcccccaccagaggtgctacccctccctgacaccccatatacatCACTGTAGGACTTGTACGTGTCCAGAACAAAGGAGCAGGCAGGCGACATTATTGGACACCACCCATCCTGCAAACTGCCTTCTCCAAAAGCTCTCTTCTGGAAAGCACCATAgggcaattaaaacaaaaactgcacaccatcttaaaagtttcttcccccaagcagttaatctgatcaaacaTTGTAGTTAGCACCCGtgggtatttatatatttatgcacCTTTTATCCCATATGCTGTTTTTTTGTTACATGCTGCACCCTGACCAGCACACCACAACAAATTCCGAGTATATGTAAATGCATATGGCAAACAAAGGTGATCCTTGATGCACTATCCTCTCACTTACACCACTGTGTCAGTCAGCCTGAGGGAATGACTGGTATAGGAAGCAGCTGTGTGGAGCTGACAGATAAGTTTCCTGTTCGCGCACTGCTCCACTGctgtgggaaggggaaggaaacccatgtggcgatgggagaatgagcaaactccTTACACATAGCGGTAAGGGATTGAACCCTGGTGACCTTTGGCACGGTCATGTGATTGCGTTAACTGGTGCGCTACCGTGCAGTTTGTTTCTCCGCTGTATCTcagttcagttcagaatgctaattgcttgtgtttattgttttcatGATTTACTTTTCTCTCTGCAGTGTTTGACAGTCTGTTTCTAATgggctcttttgggtttctttgtttagcGGCTGCCTGTtgggagacgaatctcaaggttgtataatgtacacatactttgaagTAAATGtatcttgaactttgaatcagGTCAGAATCACTGATATTGTCATGAGATAAAGCGACAGTAAATTTGACCTTTATCAAATGGCGGCGCCATGCagctgttccgaatgatatcgtatgtgttaactagggggctgtgcacaatcctgatttgatggagacagctgtgagaagcacagagaaacatctggagtaacttctgaaatgcccgcttcgctgccgctgctactgtgcgatcgagaatctccggagacgaaggccccaaatcctcggctttgtgttttgcctgttgctggggccggggtcgaagcgctcggcagagatggtgctcggtgctcggtgtcggagagctggtcggaggctcggagttttcggacggactcggagtcggactgtggtcggatgcttccaggatgctgcatcggcaagtttgcggtgctggaggttcaccgtctgcgtgagatgatgggaatttcgagagactttgagacttcttaccatgtgcccatggtctgttctttatcaaattacggtattgctttgcactgttgtaactatatgttataattaagtggtttttgtcagtttttcagtcgctttgtcatgtgtctctgtgatatcattctggagaaacattgtatcatttcttaatggatgcattactaaatgacaataaaagaaagctgcgtgtcctcataatctaatctaatctttatgCCATTAGATATGTGCTCAATGGGGAATGATTCCGGCGCTCTGCAGATGAAGCAGGGAGTGGGCAATGCTTTCTAAATGGCAGCAGAGACAAACAGGCCAAATAGCCTTGCTCTGTGTTGTAAAATTCCACTAGTCTGCACTGAGGCTGCAGTTAACACCTTGCACAGTTTCTTTGCCAGCACCCGTCAGTCCCATGACGAACTTCTACCACCTTTGAATGACAGGCACAGAGAAATACTGTCAAGTTTCCCAGTTGCCACTATCCAGGCCAgtccctcttcttgctactaccgtcAGGaaagagttacaggagcctcaggccccacaccacaacactgaactgattctacgacctgCAGACTCTCTTTCAAGCactctttacaactcacgttcACAGTATTGTTTTAATTTACATAGTCTGAATTCCCTTatgcattgattgtttgtcagtcttccttTATGTCTGGTATTTCATAAGTTTTATTGTATTCTTACAAgtgtattttattctctattgattatgtagttccagtaatatctataaactgtaattcatttaattgtatctggtgttttgtctgttatttgggcggggtggggtacatcacacagcatccacacaaactaattacccattttggcggggctgagggctgtttccctagacgacagtgagccgagcgaccctgagggtggccgggggggctacacaagcttacaagaaaatgaatctcgaggtagttcagtttgttttcttttgcacattgaacaTTTGCCAGTCTTTCTGGGAGCCCGCGGCATCcgattacaccatgtgaccaattaacctactaaccggtacacctttgggactgtgggaggaaactggagcacccagaggaaacccacacagtcacagggagaacgtacaaaccccttgcagacagcagcgggaattgaacccagttcactGTAATAGTGTGATGCTAACTGCTAGGCTACCGTGACATACCACCATCATTTCCTCCTGGAGTCCTCTGGGGCCCTTCCATgatgttttatttagagatagagcaggGTAACAGGCTGTTCTGGTTCAAAGACCCAGTGTCACCCATTTAcgcccatgtaaccaattaacctattaatccGGAGGAAAAtgacgtggtcacaggaagaaagtagaaactctttacagactgtggtggtcactggtgctgtaatactaACTTACATATAGTATTTTTTGTaagattctattgcatttctttttccctgtaaatatctgtaagcaaacaaatctcaagttaGTACATGGTAACATACACGATTTTTAATgggaaatttactttgaaagttgaagttgagtgaaattaattTAAAGTTGATGTGGAATTTGAAAACTGTGTAACTTTGAAGTTACACACCTCCCTGACCtggaaacaaaatgctgccaattCGATCTAAATTCTGGGAGCTTCTGCTCAGACGTGCTGGGGGAGCACCGTCACCGCAGGGACAGCAGCAGCTCAGACAGGGAGTCTGCCACCACTCTGCTGAGCAGAAGGGAGTGCAGATGGGTAAGAAATGCTGGTGCTAGCCACGATCTCCTTATGAATAAAGAGAAACACCATCAAATCCACTCCAGGACGAACGATGCTAAGGCTCAAGAATTACGgctgctgttctcactgacaaAGGTGTTTCCTTACCTATAACCTGGAGTCCTGTCTCGTCCTGAATCACCGTTTCCCATGTGGAATTCCTGACCCAAACACAACAGAAATAATCACCAGAGTCATTCATTCTGAGGTCCGTCACCCCGATGGAGGCGTCTCCCTGCTCTGGGTTTCCCACCAGCTCATAGCGACCTCCTTCGTTTACAGTGATGGTGTAGGGAGTGCTGACGGAGCTGGAGCGAGTCTGATTGAAGACAGTGGTCCCTTTCCAAGGATTCCCCTTCGTCCAGAGGATAGTGATGGACGCAACTTTCTTATCAAGGGGGCTGAAGGAACAGGGCAGTCTGGAAGAACCTCCCCTCTTCCCGATCACCGAAGTTGCTTTGAAACCACCTTGGATAGAGAAGTGTTGCAAAGAATTATGTTATTCAACTATTAACTGTGCTGTCTTTGCAGTAACAAGGGCAGTAAAACTGTTAATGCTTACCataagacaggggtccccaaccttttttgcactgtggaccggtttcatattgacaatattcttgtggggggggggtagggttgccaacgaacaagagtagcagtcaaatacgttgtttaccccaAAAGACGACaaggaccatgaagccttgcgcgggcacctgtgcgcATGCGCGATTTCTGCATGCATGTATGTGCCAATGTTTTCTACAATTTGTttctggcgattctgttcagggggGTGGtgcggtgttaatcacgaccggaatataggtgatatgtggctaatacactcaatttcgtttctaaaagggtttatctaacgaatttaatattaaacacgcagtgcatattttcctcgcatgaatatagcaataagtcaattatcggggaggacaggggagcttgaagtaagtgttgaacgaacttccagtagaagtggtagaagcaggttcgatgttatcatttaaagaaaaattggataggtatacggacagaaaaggaatggagggttatgggctgagtgcaggtcggtgggactaggggtgagtagcgttcggcacggactagaagggccgagatggcctgtttccgtgctgtaattgttatatggttatataatggcatcataacattttaagtaacgtttggatattaaacacacagcacatattttccccgtatgaacatataaaatcattgcaacacaccagtatcgctgaaccagtgggagccctgggatgggagacagcgatactcgaacggggttccttatgtccagtctattctgcaatttagtttttgttgcattctgtAGCTCTGGGGTGGGGTTGCCAGCCCCATGCactaccctcctccttttgcagctgagCTTGTGACCGCCCATGGAAGAGTTTTCCTCATCCCTGcatctcatcattttgtacacctctcaggtctctccccctccacccaaaTCGGtccggtctttcactgattctattatagttgttATTCCATTAAGGATTTaccgagtatgcctgcaagaaaatgtatcgcagggttgtatatggtgacgtatatgtgcttagataataaatttactttgaaccagaGATATTATTAGATCTTTGTGGTTGGCTATGCTCGAGGCCAGTGGCAGACACTTCCTTCACCATAAAACCAAAAGTTCCCATCAGTGTTTGTCTGAAACTATTTTTTTTATAGgaatccattagtctcgtgagaccatggatttgcgccttggaaggtttccagggcgcaggcctgggcaaggttgtatggaagaccagcagttgcccatgctgcaagtcttccctctccacgacactgatattatccaagggaagggcattacgacccaaacagcttggcaccagtgttgtcatagagcaatgtgtgattaagtgccttgctcaaggacacaacgctgcctcagctaaggctcgaactagcgaccttcagatcactaggcgaacgccttaaccacttggccacatgccaacatcTGAAACTATTAACTGAAAGAGAAAGTGAGATCATATCACACCTAGCAGGAAGGTTATTCAACCTACTAACGAATAAAAGGCCCTGGAAGCTGCTACTAAAAATCTTTGCAAGAACCGTCGCTCTTTTCCTTATTGGTGGAAGAAAGCTGTCCCACCAGGACAGAGCAGGACAGGGCAAATCCGTTGGGTCTGGGAAAAGTGGGAACTGAGCTCATTGAGATCTTCTAATTGCCTACCATGGTAGATGGTAAGAGGATGTTCTCCATGTCTGAAGGGTCTTGAATCAGAGTGTGGGGTCTCCCAACAGATGGGAGGATTGTTTATAACCAAAGACAGGAATAGTCTCTTTACTCAGGGAGCTGTGAAATCAGGGTCACTATATTATGAATAGACTTTTGGAGTCTGGAGGAGTCAATCGATATGAAGATCAGGAAATgatgaagaacatagaacagtacagtacaggcccttcagcccactttgttgtgctaaccttttaacctactccaagatcaatttaattcttccctcccacataaccctccatttttctatcatccatgtgcctatctaagaatctctaaATGTCCCTGATTTatctctctaccaccaccccttgcAGCACagtccatgcacttaccactgtctgtgtaaaaatacCTTACATCTGACACCCCCCCATatactgtactttcctccaaaatctctttaacattatgccctcttgtttatACATTtatgccctggggaaaagactctggTTACCTACTCTATTCATGCCCCTTATCAACTTATCCACCCCTATCAAGTCActtttcatcctccttcgcttcaaagagaaaaaccctcgATCACTCAACCTGACCTCAAAAAACatactctctaatctaggcagcatcctagtaattCTCCTCTATACCCTCTCTAAAtgttccacacccttcctataatgaagcaaccaaactgaacac contains the following coding sequences:
- the LOC134346377 gene encoding uncharacterized protein LOC134346377 isoform X3; its protein translation is MLAVLLCIIVCVFSTGGLHRNGRSLERPDVVTWSVESPDTVIGRVGKPVVLFCTFTHPHHAYRGNISVSWREEKTGKWFLNYTNYPSGNGFASWIQESAGERFQLVGSPRRNDVSIIIRSLRPCDDHTQYTCLVELQVHRNQTAHNFSQTLLMVTGGFKATSVIGKRGGSSRLPCSFSPLDKKVASITILWTKGNPWKGTTVFNQTRSSSVSTPYTITVNEGGRYELVGNPEQGDASIGVTDLRMNDSATILELSLVTDDDRETLVCRAEGEPPAIITWIGPENSALPANGSEMRFTRDPERHQVVGELFRPRTGGSYHCVAENGHGRDTREIDLSATDNSYSNFIIGMLCLIPLIKFLLLLITGIILFIKIKEN
- the LOC134346377 gene encoding sialic acid-binding Ig-like lectin 15 isoform X2, producing MLAVLLCIIVCVFSTGGLHRNGRSLERPDVVTWSVESPDTVIGRVGKPVVLFCTFTHPHHAYRGNISVSWREEKTGKWFLNYTNYPSGNGFASWIQESAGERFQLVGSPRRNDVSIIIRSLRPCDDHTQYTCLVELQVHRNQTAHNFSQTLLMVTGGFKATSVIGKRGGSSRLPCSFSPLDKKVASITILWTKGNPWKGTTVFNQTRSSSVSTPYTITVNEGGRYELVGNPEQGDASIGVTDLRMNDSGDYFCCVWVRNSTWETVIQDETGLQVIATILELSLVTDDDRETLVCRAEGEPPAIITWIGPENSALPANGSEMRFTRDPERHQVVGELFRPRTGGSYHCVAENGHGRDTREIDLSATDNSYSNFIIGMLCLIPLIKFLLLLITGIILFIKIKEN
- the LOC134346377 gene encoding sialic acid-binding Ig-like lectin 15 isoform X1 — encoded protein: MLAVLLCIIVCVFSTGGLHRNGRSLERPDVVTWSVESPDTVIGRVGKPVVLFCTFTHPHHAYRGNISVSWREEKTGKWFLNYTNYPSGNGFASWIQESAGERFQLVGSPRRNDVSIIIRSLRPCDDHTQYTCLVELQVHRNQTAHNFSQTLLMVTGGFKATSVIGKRGGSSRLPCSFSPLDKKVASITILWTKGNPWKGTTVFNQTRSSSVSTPYTITVNEGGRYELVGNPEQGDASIGVTDLRMNDSGDYFCCVWVRNSTWETVIQDETGLQVIVPATILELSLVTDDDRETLVCRAEGEPPAIITWIGPENSALPANGSEMRFTRDPERHQVVGELFRPRTGGSYHCVAENGHGRDTREIDLSATDNSYSNFIIGMLCLIPLIKFLLLLITGIILFIKIKEN